One Planctomycetaceae bacterium genomic window carries:
- a CDS encoding VOC family protein — MKIEHTAFNVEEPVLMARWYVEHLGLTVKRRTVDAPYAHFLADDSGSVMIEIYGNRDAPLPDYRNRNPAELHLAFVSKDVSGDVRRLTNAGATVVADTHSLPGGDTFAMLRDPWGLPLQLVQRASPMI, encoded by the coding sequence ATGAAGATCGAACATACAGCTTTCAATGTGGAAGAACCGGTGCTGATGGCGCGCTGGTACGTGGAACATCTCGGACTGACCGTCAAGCGTCGCACCGTCGACGCTCCGTACGCCCATTTTCTGGCGGACGACAGCGGTTCGGTGATGATTGAAATCTACGGAAATCGCGACGCCCCTCTTCCCGATTACCGCAACAGGAATCCGGCCGAACTTCACCTGGCATTCGTTTCCAAAGACGTCTCCGGCGACGTACGCCGGTTGACCAATGCCGGAGCAACCGTCGTGGCCGACACGCATTCGCTGCCGGGCGGAGACACGTTTGCGATGCTGCGCGATCCGTGGGGGCTGCCGCTGCAACTGGTTCAGCGAGCGTCGCCGATGATCTGA
- a CDS encoding protein kinase, producing the protein MPFSLCAGARPIPGYQLVDFLGRGTFGEVWKAEAPGGLHVALKFIDTKQGHTGPEHRALTAIREIRHPHLLDVHFVVQVDDWLVIATSLCDRSLWDRFRECREQHLPGIPLEELLRYLDEAAMGLDFLHDPQCGSGGEVRAGVQHRDVKPQNIFLVGGSVKLADFGLAKAVGPSGASHTGAMSPLFAAPEMFRGEVSIHSDQYSLALTYCQLRHGHVPFEGSFHEVMYGHLSLAPDLSSLPENEQPIVARALHKNPQDRWPNCREFARQLRAATMDSARDSATAAANRQTAGTMPAPRADAGTLLPDSNDPLAAAGTREPAIVSSRSDAIPRHRRRQSTRPGSRPNAKSWHRRRRRRHVVRWVTGVILVGTLLALLAVVPDNLIRNRLSGWLSRATDHSGTAVEAGPGPTSGTDSLAEQIETSDAQNSKQPSEKDAAVFDQRDKASVAVDVHDPGEVVRNQSTDIVTTAVEASSSVDEPSVVNEVSSVVPDTTEEDAQLLSAINEPDAVPDDASVSEPSDDRSSENAEIVPETDTAAAVAANEASPTTSDSASTAAAEAENTQSLVSESVPLPADVSELIQQPDLAALRRSAIDDLRHVLKSARTVKDSEKQSHALHDIAEAQASLGMYRDALETVRLVREEYKQAFILSQVILELPEDTAHDDVCAAIAEARGFAESIDDEQSRYSALSGIARAQAHVGMFPQALETARSIGSDEWTALALALVADARAEASDPDQASIAIVEATKLVGESRDEYRSSFALWSIAVAQAKLGMFPEALATARSMNNDSLSIKTLAVIAHLQTQSKLFGQAKATVRSIANDSAQSVGFRDIAVAEAAAGQYAEALETARLISDSEQAMCAGVEIAIEQAKNGSADGAQTVAHECLRQLNSRHYGHFQNCTTFPKVAVLQAEAGLTEDAFRTYKNAAAAAILNGDDCSCFALGQQGFAQAMIRNDRVEELCEFVDSLPPSYTRANLRMELLRLLSDRRPVDDVTR; encoded by the coding sequence ATGCCGTTCAGCTTATGTGCCGGCGCCAGGCCGATCCCTGGTTATCAATTGGTTGACTTTCTCGGTCGGGGCACCTTCGGCGAAGTCTGGAAGGCCGAAGCGCCCGGCGGGCTGCACGTCGCGCTGAAGTTTATCGATACGAAGCAGGGGCACACGGGTCCGGAACATCGTGCTCTGACGGCCATTCGCGAAATCCGACATCCGCATCTGCTGGACGTGCATTTTGTCGTGCAGGTGGACGACTGGCTGGTGATCGCCACGTCGCTGTGCGATCGCAGCCTGTGGGACCGCTTCCGCGAATGCCGCGAACAGCATTTGCCGGGCATCCCGCTGGAGGAACTGCTGCGGTATCTGGACGAGGCCGCCATGGGACTCGATTTTCTGCACGATCCGCAGTGCGGTTCCGGCGGCGAAGTTCGCGCTGGAGTGCAGCATCGCGACGTGAAGCCGCAGAACATCTTTCTGGTCGGCGGTTCCGTAAAACTCGCGGATTTCGGCCTGGCCAAGGCGGTCGGGCCGTCCGGAGCCAGTCACACGGGAGCCATGTCGCCCCTGTTCGCCGCGCCGGAGATGTTTCGCGGCGAAGTGTCGATTCACAGCGATCAGTATTCCCTGGCGCTGACCTATTGCCAGCTTCGGCACGGTCACGTTCCGTTTGAAGGCAGCTTTCACGAAGTAATGTACGGTCACCTGTCGCTCGCGCCGGATCTGTCATCACTTCCGGAGAACGAACAGCCGATCGTCGCCCGGGCTTTGCATAAGAATCCGCAGGACCGCTGGCCGAATTGCCGTGAGTTCGCGCGACAGTTGCGTGCCGCGACCATGGACTCAGCAAGAGACTCGGCGACCGCAGCGGCGAATCGTCAGACCGCCGGGACGATGCCGGCACCGCGCGCCGATGCTGGAACGCTGCTGCCGGATTCGAACGATCCGCTCGCGGCAGCCGGTACCCGCGAACCGGCAATCGTCAGCTCCCGCAGCGATGCGATACCGCGACATCGCCGCCGCCAGAGCACTCGTCCGGGCAGTCGGCCGAACGCGAAGTCGTGGCATCGACGCCGACGCCGAAGGCATGTCGTCCGTTGGGTGACCGGCGTCATCCTGGTTGGAACGCTGCTGGCATTGCTGGCCGTGGTTCCGGACAACCTCATCCGGAACCGGCTGAGCGGCTGGCTGAGCCGTGCGACGGATCACAGCGGAACCGCAGTCGAAGCCGGGCCAGGTCCGACGTCCGGAACAGACTCACTGGCGGAACAGATCGAAACCAGTGACGCTCAGAACTCCAAACAACCGAGCGAAAAAGATGCTGCCGTCTTCGACCAGCGCGACAAAGCCAGCGTCGCAGTTGACGTTCACGATCCCGGCGAAGTCGTCCGGAATCAGTCGACCGACATTGTGACCACCGCCGTCGAAGCATCATCGTCCGTTGATGAACCTTCGGTCGTTAATGAAGTATCGTCCGTGGTGCCGGACACGACGGAGGAAGACGCGCAGTTGTTGTCGGCAATCAACGAACCGGATGCCGTTCCCGACGACGCCAGCGTGTCGGAACCTTCCGATGACCGTTCGTCCGAAAACGCTGAGATCGTTCCCGAAACCGACACCGCCGCGGCGGTTGCGGCAAATGAGGCGTCGCCGACGACGTCAGATTCCGCGTCGACGGCTGCAGCGGAAGCGGAAAACACGCAGTCGCTGGTTTCAGAATCTGTTCCGCTGCCGGCGGACGTAAGCGAACTGATTCAGCAGCCGGATTTGGCCGCCTTGCGACGTTCTGCGATCGACGACCTGCGGCATGTCCTGAAGTCGGCACGGACGGTGAAGGACAGTGAAAAGCAATCGCACGCACTTCACGACATCGCGGAGGCTCAGGCCAGCCTGGGAATGTACAGAGATGCGTTGGAAACCGTTCGACTGGTGCGTGAGGAATACAAACAGGCGTTCATCCTGTCACAGGTCATACTCGAACTGCCCGAAGATACCGCTCACGACGACGTGTGCGCCGCCATCGCGGAAGCCCGCGGGTTCGCGGAATCGATTGACGACGAACAATCGCGGTACTCGGCACTCAGCGGTATCGCCCGAGCCCAGGCACATGTCGGCATGTTTCCGCAGGCACTTGAGACCGCTCGTTCCATCGGCAGCGACGAATGGACAGCACTCGCTCTGGCACTTGTCGCCGACGCGAGAGCGGAAGCGTCCGACCCGGATCAGGCGTCGATCGCGATCGTTGAGGCGACGAAACTGGTCGGCGAAAGCAGAGACGAATATCGCAGTTCCTTCGCGCTGTGGAGCATCGCGGTTGCTCAGGCAAAACTGGGCATGTTTCCGGAGGCACTCGCGACGGCCCGGTCGATGAACAACGATTCGCTTTCGATCAAGACGCTGGCCGTGATCGCTCACCTGCAAACGCAGTCGAAACTGTTTGGCCAGGCGAAGGCAACCGTTCGGTCGATCGCCAACGACAGTGCTCAGTCAGTCGGCTTCCGCGACATCGCCGTCGCTGAAGCGGCAGCGGGACAGTACGCGGAAGCGCTGGAAACCGCCCGGCTGATCAGCGACTCGGAACAGGCCATGTGTGCCGGGGTCGAAATTGCGATCGAACAGGCCAAAAACGGATCGGCTGATGGAGCGCAGACCGTTGCACACGAATGCCTGCGACAGCTAAACAGCCGGCACTACGGTCATTTCCAAAACTGCACGACGTTTCCCAAAGTCGCCGTGCTTCAGGCGGAAGCCGGTCTGACTGAAGACGCCTTTCGGACCTACAAAAACGCAGCGGCAGCGGCGATCCTGAACGGCGACGATTGCTCGTGCTTTGCACTCGGACAGCAGGGGTTCGCTCAGGCCATGATCCGCAACGATCGCGTCGAAGAACTTTGTGAGTTTGTCGATTCGCTGCCGCCGTCGTACACCCGGGCAAACCTGCGGATGGAACTGCTGCGGCTGCTGTCCGATCGCCGTCCCGTCGACGACGTAACCCGCTGA